In the Papio anubis isolate 15944 chromosome 15, Panubis1.0, whole genome shotgun sequence genome, one interval contains:
- the SPRYD7 gene encoding SPRY domain-containing protein 7 isoform X2: MATSVLCCLRCCRDGGTGHIPLKEMPAVQLDTQHMGTDVVIVKNGRRICGTGGCLASAPLHQNKSYFEFKVQSTGIWGIGVATQKVNLNQIPLGRDVHSLVMRNDGALYHNNEEKNRLPANSLPQEGDVVGITYDHVELNVYLNGKNMHCPASGIRGTVYPVVYERKRLHNIEEVWLQSYDFLAGHGGSRL; the protein is encoded by the exons ATGGCCACCTCGGTGTTGTGCTGCCTGCGGTGCTGCAGAGACGGCGGGACTGGCCACATCCCTCTGAAGGAGATGCCGGCCGTGCAGCTGGATACGCAGCACATGG GAACAGATGTTGTTATTGTAAAGAATGGAAGAAGAATATGTGGAACAGGAGGTTGTTTAGCCAGCGCACCTTTACATCAAAACAAAAGCTATTTTGAATTCAAAGTCCAGTCCACAG GAATCTGGGGTATTGGTGTTGCAACTCAGAAGGTTAACTTGAATCAGATTCCTCTTGGCCGAGATGTGCACAGTCTGGTGATGAGAAATGATGGAGCCCTTTACCAcaacaatgaagagaaaaataggcTGCCAGCAAACAGTCTTCCACAGGAAGGAGATGTGGTG GGTATTACATATGACCATGTTGAGTTAAATGTATACTTGAATGGAAAAAACATGCATTGTCCAGCATCAGGTATACGAGGGACAGTGTATCCAGTTGTTTATG AGAGAAAAAGACTGCATAACATTGAAGAAGTGTGGTTACAAAGTTATgacttcctggctgggcacggtggctcacgcctgtaa
- the SPRYD7 gene encoding SPRY domain-containing protein 7 isoform X3, with protein sequence MATSVLCCLRCCRDGGTGHIPLKEMPAVQLDTQHMGTDVVIVKNGRRICGTGGCLASAPLHQNKSYFEFKVQSTGIWGIGVATQKVNLNQIPLGRDVHSLVMRNDGALYHNNEEKNRLPANSLPQEGDVVLMTVQFWIASSVNFIIRLHLVLKKYYLNSRSSECICF encoded by the exons ATGGCCACCTCGGTGTTGTGCTGCCTGCGGTGCTGCAGAGACGGCGGGACTGGCCACATCCCTCTGAAGGAGATGCCGGCCGTGCAGCTGGATACGCAGCACATGG GAACAGATGTTGTTATTGTAAAGAATGGAAGAAGAATATGTGGAACAGGAGGTTGTTTAGCCAGCGCACCTTTACATCAAAACAAAAGCTATTTTGAATTCAAAGTCCAGTCCACAG GAATCTGGGGTATTGGTGTTGCAACTCAGAAGGTTAACTTGAATCAGATTCCTCTTGGCCGAGATGTGCACAGTCTGGTGATGAGAAATGATGGAGCCCTTTACCAcaacaatgaagagaaaaataggcTGCCAGCAAACAGTCTTCCACAGGAAGGAGATGTGGTG TTGATGACAGTGCAATTTTGGATTGCCAGTTCAGTGAATTTTATCATACGCCTCCACCtggttttgaaaaaatattatttgaacagCAGATCTTctgaatgtatttgtttttga
- the SPRYD7 gene encoding SPRY domain-containing protein 7 isoform X4: protein MATSVLCCLRCCRDGGTGHIPLKEMPAVQLDTQHMGIWGIGVATQKVNLNQIPLGRDVHSLVMRNDGALYHNNEEKNRLPANSLPQEGDVVGITYDHVELNVYLNGKNMHCPASGIRGTVYPVVYVDDSAILDCQFSEFYHTPPPGFEKILFEQQIF from the exons ATGGCCACCTCGGTGTTGTGCTGCCTGCGGTGCTGCAGAGACGGCGGGACTGGCCACATCCCTCTGAAGGAGATGCCGGCCGTGCAGCTGGATACGCAGCACATGG GAATCTGGGGTATTGGTGTTGCAACTCAGAAGGTTAACTTGAATCAGATTCCTCTTGGCCGAGATGTGCACAGTCTGGTGATGAGAAATGATGGAGCCCTTTACCAcaacaatgaagagaaaaataggcTGCCAGCAAACAGTCTTCCACAGGAAGGAGATGTGGTG GGTATTACATATGACCATGTTGAGTTAAATGTATACTTGAATGGAAAAAACATGCATTGTCCAGCATCAGGTATACGAGGGACAGTGTATCCAGTTGTTTATG TTGATGACAGTGCAATTTTGGATTGCCAGTTCAGTGAATTTTATCATACGCCTCCACCtggttttgaaaaaatattatttgaacagCAGATCTTctga
- the SPRYD7 gene encoding SPRY domain-containing protein 7 isoform X1, translating to MATSVLCCLRCCRDGGTGHIPLKEMPAVQLDTQHMGTDVVIVKNGRRICGTGGCLASAPLHQNKSYFEFKVQSTGIWGIGVATQKVNLNQIPLGRDVHSLVMRNDGALYHNNEEKNRLPANSLPQEGDVVGITYDHVELNVYLNGKNMHCPASGIRGTVYPVVYVDDSAILDCQFSEFYHTPPPGFEKILFEQQIF from the exons ATGGCCACCTCGGTGTTGTGCTGCCTGCGGTGCTGCAGAGACGGCGGGACTGGCCACATCCCTCTGAAGGAGATGCCGGCCGTGCAGCTGGATACGCAGCACATGG GAACAGATGTTGTTATTGTAAAGAATGGAAGAAGAATATGTGGAACAGGAGGTTGTTTAGCCAGCGCACCTTTACATCAAAACAAAAGCTATTTTGAATTCAAAGTCCAGTCCACAG GAATCTGGGGTATTGGTGTTGCAACTCAGAAGGTTAACTTGAATCAGATTCCTCTTGGCCGAGATGTGCACAGTCTGGTGATGAGAAATGATGGAGCCCTTTACCAcaacaatgaagagaaaaataggcTGCCAGCAAACAGTCTTCCACAGGAAGGAGATGTGGTG GGTATTACATATGACCATGTTGAGTTAAATGTATACTTGAATGGAAAAAACATGCATTGTCCAGCATCAGGTATACGAGGGACAGTGTATCCAGTTGTTTATG TTGATGACAGTGCAATTTTGGATTGCCAGTTCAGTGAATTTTATCATACGCCTCCACCtggttttgaaaaaatattatttgaacagCAGATCTTctga